In Carnobacterium sp. CP1, the following are encoded in one genomic region:
- a CDS encoding heavy metal translocating P-type ATPase: MTHKTFTIEGMTCASCAQTVEKAAKKLPGVQEANVNLATEKLTIDYDQANLSEKDIQAAVADAGYQTMSPDVQKTFNIEGMTCASCAQTVEKAVGKLSGVSTVSVNLATEKMQIHYDPATVTASSITQAVADAGYEAVEEVDSANEADEHQDKKAVYIQSIWKRFWVSALFTVPLLYISMGHMLGAPLPEFLNPAMNPGVFAIAQLILTLPVIFLGKKFFTVGFRALFKGHPNMDSLVALGTSAAFIYSAGATVGVFMGHPDYAMELYYESAAVILTLITLGKYIEALSMGKTSEAIKKLMGLAPKTARVIRNGQEVELAVADVQVGDSIVVKPGEKMPVDGTVTEGTTSVDEAMLTGESMPIEKNKGDNIIGGSINTNGTIQYEATKVGKDTALAQIIKLVEDAQGSKAPIAKLADTISGYFVPIVIGLALLSGLTWFVAGQSGIFALTIIISVLVIACPCALGLATPTAIMVGTGKGAEHGVLIKSGVALEATHQVQTVVFDKTGTITEGKPKVTDIITTNGFLKDDLLLLAASAEKGSEHPLGEAIVNAAEEQKMTLLKTHDFSAVPGHGIEGTINDQFVLLGNKKLMEERSISLGTLITVSDELAGQGKTPMYVAVDGQLAGIIAVADTIKENSRMAIEKLHRMGLEVAMITGDNTRTADAIAKQVGIDRVLSEVLPEEKANEVKKLQAEGKKVAMVGDGINDAPALAQADIGIAIGSGTDVAIESADIVLMRSDLMDVPTAIELSKATIKNIKENLFWAFAYNTLGIPVAMGILFLFGGPLLNPMLAGAAMSFSSISVLLNALRLKRFKPSSM; the protein is encoded by the coding sequence AAATTACCAGGCGTTCAAGAAGCCAATGTCAATTTAGCGACTGAAAAGTTGACCATTGATTATGATCAAGCAAACCTGTCTGAAAAAGATATCCAAGCGGCAGTGGCTGATGCTGGCTATCAAACCATGAGCCCCGATGTACAAAAAACATTCAATATTGAAGGAATGACATGTGCTTCGTGTGCACAGACGGTTGAAAAAGCTGTTGGGAAATTGTCTGGAGTTTCAACGGTCAGTGTAAACTTAGCAACTGAAAAGATGCAGATCCATTATGATCCGGCAACCGTTACAGCTTCCAGCATTACCCAAGCAGTAGCGGATGCAGGTTATGAGGCTGTCGAAGAAGTTGATTCTGCAAATGAAGCAGATGAGCACCAAGATAAGAAAGCGGTCTACATTCAAAGCATTTGGAAGAGATTTTGGGTTTCTGCTCTTTTTACAGTTCCGTTATTGTACATTTCAATGGGACATATGTTGGGAGCACCTCTTCCTGAATTCCTGAACCCTGCAATGAATCCTGGTGTATTTGCCATTGCCCAACTTATTTTGACCTTGCCAGTTATCTTTTTAGGGAAAAAATTCTTTACAGTTGGTTTCAGAGCGTTATTTAAAGGCCACCCGAATATGGATTCATTAGTAGCTTTAGGAACCAGTGCAGCATTTATTTATAGTGCAGGAGCAACTGTCGGAGTTTTTATGGGACATCCTGATTACGCGATGGAACTATATTACGAATCAGCTGCAGTTATTTTAACGCTAATCACCTTAGGGAAATACATTGAAGCACTTTCGATGGGGAAAACTTCTGAAGCAATAAAAAAATTAATGGGCCTAGCTCCTAAAACTGCCCGTGTTATCCGCAATGGACAAGAAGTTGAACTGGCGGTTGCAGATGTCCAAGTCGGCGATAGCATCGTTGTTAAACCTGGCGAGAAAATGCCGGTGGATGGAACGGTCACTGAAGGAACAACTTCGGTTGATGAAGCGATGCTGACGGGAGAAAGCATGCCTATCGAAAAAAATAAAGGCGACAATATCATTGGAGGCAGCATTAATACTAATGGGACGATTCAGTACGAAGCGACTAAAGTTGGGAAAGATACGGCTTTAGCACAAATCATCAAATTAGTAGAGGATGCACAAGGTTCAAAAGCGCCGATAGCTAAATTAGCTGACACGATTTCGGGTTACTTTGTTCCAATCGTCATTGGCTTAGCATTGCTTTCCGGTTTAACGTGGTTTGTCGCAGGACAATCTGGCATCTTTGCTTTAACGATCATTATTTCGGTTTTAGTGATTGCTTGTCCATGTGCGCTAGGACTAGCAACGCCTACAGCGATCATGGTAGGAACTGGAAAAGGCGCTGAACATGGCGTCTTGATCAAAAGCGGCGTAGCACTTGAAGCAACTCATCAAGTTCAAACAGTTGTCTTTGATAAAACGGGAACGATCACAGAAGGCAAACCTAAAGTAACGGACATCATCACTACGAATGGATTTCTTAAAGATGACTTGTTGCTGCTAGCTGCTTCAGCTGAAAAAGGATCAGAACATCCGCTTGGCGAAGCCATTGTCAATGCGGCAGAAGAGCAAAAGATGACCTTATTGAAGACGCATGATTTTAGTGCAGTTCCAGGACATGGAATCGAAGGAACGATAAATGATCAGTTTGTTTTATTAGGAAATAAAAAATTAATGGAGGAACGCTCTATCTCATTGGGAACGTTGATCACTGTTTCAGATGAATTGGCGGGCCAAGGAAAAACGCCTATGTATGTGGCGGTTGACGGTCAATTGGCTGGCATCATCGCCGTTGCAGATACGATCAAAGAAAACAGTAGAATGGCCATTGAGAAGTTGCATCGCATGGGATTAGAAGTAGCGATGATTACGGGCGACAATACCCGGACTGCTGATGCGATTGCCAAACAAGTCGGAATCGACCGCGTATTAAGCGAAGTTTTACCAGAAGAAAAAGCAAACGAAGTGAAGAAATTGCAAGCAGAGGGCAAAAAAGTTGCGATGGTAGGAGACGGGATCAATGATGCACCGGCTTTAGCACAAGCTGATATCGGAATTGCTATTGGTTCGGGAACAGATGTTGCCATTGAATCAGCGGATATTGTTTTAATGAGAAGCGATTTGATGGATGTTCCAACGGCAATTGAATTGAGTAAAGCAACAATCAAAAATATCAAAGAAAATCTGTTTTGGGCATTTGCTTACAATACACTGGGCATTCCTGTCGCAATGGGGATCTTGTTCCTGTTTGGTGGTCCTTTATTGAACCCGATGCTTGCCGGAGCAGCGATGAGTTTTAGTTCCATATCGGTTTTATTGAATGCTTTGCGGTTGAAACGATTTAAACCATCTTCAATGTAA
- a CDS encoding heavy-metal-associated domain-containing protein, whose translation MKKELTIEGMKCEGCASTVAEKFQAVDGVERVMIDLDSKTATVESQKDINESVFQEALADTKYKVVETAN comes from the coding sequence ATGAAAAAAGAATTAACGATTGAAGGCATGAAATGTGAAGGCTGTGCCAGTACGGTTGCTGAAAAGTTTCAAGCAGTAGACGGCGTTGAACGCGTGATGATCGATTTAGACAGTAAGACGGCTACGGTAGAAAGCCAAAAAGACATCAATGAATCGGTATTTCAAGAAGCGCTGGCTGATACGAAATATAAAGTTGTAGAAACAGCAAACTAA